The following DNA comes from Frankia casuarinae.
CCTGCCGCCCGTGGGCTCGGCACGGACTCAGCGAGCTGGGAGTCCACGAACGGTCGACCATTCCGCGGTGACTATGCGGTCGACCGCTGGGTCGGCACCGTCCGCCGGGAATGCACCGACAGGCTGTTGATCGTCTCCGAACGGCACCTGACGTCCCGGAGCTACGTCGGGGGGACAGGCGGGTTGACCCGTCCGGCGACGAGGATGATTCGCATTCCGGCGGGCGGGGCGGCGGGTAGAAGCGCGGCGATGCTGTGGCCGGCCGGCCCGCGCACCCCTGCATCCTCGTCGAGCCCATCCACGACGAGGACGAGCCGCTCACCATAGGCGTCGCAGCGCTCGGCGGCTCTGGTGAGTAGACCGAGGAAATGGGTGTCCCGGGTGGCGTCTGTCAGCGGCGGTAAGGACACGCCGAGCAGGTCGCAGAGCTGTTCGATGACCAGGTCGGTGAAGGCGATCCGGTCGTTCTGGCTGGCGTAGCGGGCGGTGATGAAGAACGACACGACCCGCACCCCGGGTAGGGGATGTAGGACCAGCCAGGACATCAACGCCGACTTGCCCGTCCAGGCCGGTGCCCGCCACCAGGCGTAGCCGGCCCCCGGTGCTGGCGCGGTGTAGCGCGTCGGCGATGTGCGGGTCGTGGGTGCTGATGGTGGTGAGGTAGTCGAGGAGGTCCCGGCGGTTGGAGACGCTTTCGACGTCGATGCGTTCCACGACCCGTGCCCCGACGGGGAAGGTGATGGTGCTGGGTCGGGTAGTGGCGACGATGATCGTGCCGGGGGGAAGAGCTGGGGGTAGGCCGAGGGGGAGTTCGCTGCCAGGTGGAGGTGGTGCTTCGTCGAGGCCGTCGACGAGAAGCACCACCGGCTGGTCGGGTTGTGTGGCGTCGCGGGTCTTGGCGGCGTCGCAGAGCCGAAGGTAGAGCCAGCGTGGGGTGTGGGCGTCCGTGGGGAGGATGCCGTCGGGGGCGGTGTCAAGTTTCCAGGTGGCGATGAGCTGTGCGGCGAGGTTCAGCCGTGCGGTTTCGGGGGTGCGTCCTTCGGTGAGGCGGGTGAAGTGCGCCGGCCACACCCGGGTAAACGCCAGGTATGCGGCCAGCGCGGACTTTCCCATTCCAGCTTCGGCTTCGACGAGCAGATAGCCACCGCGGCGCTGCCGTATACACCGGTCGATGAAGGCGTCGATCTTGCCGATGAGGTCGGAGCGTCCCCGGAATCGGGCGACCGGATGTACGTATTCGGAAGTCCCGTTGTTGATCTTTTGGGGTGACGGCCTTCGGGGCTGGGTGTGGCCTGATGGTCGTGGTGGGTGATGTTCTGCCGGTCGGGGTGGTTTGCTGCGGTGCGTGACGGTTGTCGAGTCGGGGGCGGGCGCTGCCGCGAGCGGTGAGGTTGCCGAGGGCGCGGCGCTGCTGGCGGAGAACGCCTGGCTGCGGGCCCGGGTCGCGGAGCTGTTGACGGACATCGCCGGGCTGGTCGCGCGGGAGGCGACGCGTGAGGCCGAGGTGGTGGAGCTGCGTCTCCAGCTCGAGGCGTTGCAGGCGGAGCTGGCGACGTTGCGGCGGATGCTGTTCGGCCGGTCGTCGGAACGGGAGTGCGGCGGGTCGCCGGCCGTGGGTTCGCCGGATGGCGGGGACGGTTGTGGCGACGGGGCGCGGGGCGAGGCCGCCGGGTCGGCAGGCCGGCGGCGGGGGCCGGGCGCGCGCTCGGGCCGGCGGAGCTACGACCATCTGTCCCGCGACGAGGTCGACTGCGACTTCGAGGGCGGGGGCTATGGCTGCCTGTCGTGTGGGCAGCCGTTCACGCCGTGGGGCGAGCATGTCGTCGAGCAGCTCGACTGGCTGGTGACGGTGCGGGTTCGGGTGTCGAGGCGGCGCCGGTATCGGCGGGGCTGCCGCTGTGGCGGGTCGTTGACGGTGACCGCGCCGGGACCGTCGAAGGCGATCGGGAAGGGCCTGTTCACGCACCGGTTCCTCGCGATGCTGATCGTGGAGCGCTATGTCGCGGGCCGTTCGCAGAACTCGCTGGTCACCGGGTTGGCCCGGCACGGCGCCCAGCTCTCGCCGGCGACGCTGACCGGGGCGTGCGCCCAGGTCGCGGGCCTGCTCGCCCCACTCGCCGAGCAGATCGTCGGGCGGTCGCGGGGGTCGTGGCACCTGCACGCCGACGAGACGACCTGGCGGGTGTTCACCCCGACCGGCGGCGGCGGGCCGGCCCGCTGGTGGCTGTGGGTGTTCCTGGGGCCGGACAGCGTCTGTTTCGTGATGGACGCGACCCGCTCGACGGCGGTGCTCGCCGAACACGTCGGCCTCGACCCGGACAGCGGCCAGCTGACCGACGACGCCGACGGCGGACCGCGCCGCCTCGTGCTGTCGTCGGACTTCTACACCGTGTACGTCTCCGCCGGCCGCCGCGCCGATGGCCTGGTCAACCTGTACTGCTGGGCGCACGCGCGGCGGTACTTCGTGCGGGCCGGCGACGCGAACCCCGCCCAGCTCGGGATCTGGGCCCGCCAGTGGGTCGAGCGGATCCGCGCGCTCTACACCGCGCACGGCGAGCTCGCCGCCGCCTGGCACACCGCCGCCGCGGCCCCGTCGCCGGCCACCGAG
Coding sequences within:
- a CDS encoding IS66 family transposase produces the protein MTVVESGAGAAASGEVAEGAALLAENAWLRARVAELLTDIAGLVAREATREAEVVELRLQLEALQAELATLRRMLFGRSSERECGGSPAVGSPDGGDGCGDGARGEAAGSAGRRRGPGARSGRRSYDHLSRDEVDCDFEGGGYGCLSCGQPFTPWGEHVVEQLDWLVTVRVRVSRRRRYRRGCRCGGSLTVTAPGPSKAIGKGLFTHRFLAMLIVERYVAGRSQNSLVTGLARHGAQLSPATLTGACAQVAGLLAPLAEQIVGRSRGSWHLHADETTWRVFTPTGGGGPARWWLWVFLGPDSVCFVMDATRSTAVLAEHVGLDPDSGQLTDDADGGPRRLVLSSDFYTVYVSAGRRADGLVNLYCWAHARRYFVRAGDANPAQLGIWARQWVERIRALYTAHGELAAAWHTAAAAPSPATEKRLAAAYAGWDTAITVIDTVRREQTASPGLQEPARKALATLDREWDGLVAHRDYPMIGMDNNPAERAIRGPVVTRRNAGGSRTEDTARHAATIFTVTATAAMHNLNLLTYLENYLDACGRAGGKPPTGADLDRFLPWAASPEDLTTWQQPPG